The Paracoccus albus region ATGGCATCCATCGCCCGGATCACCCGATCCTCGATGCTGGAAGTTCTCAGTTCCAACCACATCCGCACAGCGCGCGCCAAGGGTCTGCCCTCGCGCAAGATCATCATGCGCCACGCGCTGAAACCCGCGCTTTTGCCGGTGATCTCTTATCTCGGCCCATGCTTTGTCTCGATGATTACCGGATCGGTCGTCATCGATATGTATTTCTCGACCGGAGGGATCGGAAAAAGCTTCGTGGATTCGGCGCTGAACCGCGATTACGCGGTGATGATGGGCGTGACGATCCTTGTTGGTGCGCTGACCATCCTGTTCAGCCTTATCGTCGACATCATGTACGCGTGGATCGACCCGAAGATCAGGTATTGATGCCATGACAATGATTGAGCACGATAAAATCAAGGGCCTGTCCGATCGCATGGCGGCGGCCGAGGTCAAGGGCCGTAGCCCCTGGGCAGATGCCCGCAAGCGCTTTTTCCGCAACAAGGCCGCTATGGTGGCAGTGATCGTCCTGCTGCTTGTGGTGCTGTTCGCGATCTTTGGAAACCTTATTGCCGTCTGGACCTACGATTCCATCGACTTCTCGGTCATGGGCTCTGCCGCGACGCAAGGTGCACCTTCGATCGAGAACGGCCATTATTTCGGCACCGACGACCTGGGCCGCGACCTGTTCGCACGCACCATCCAGGGCACCCGCATCTCACTGATGGTCGGCATTGTCGGCGCAGGCGTCGCGGTGATCGTCGGCACGCTTTACGGCGCGACCTCGGGCTATATCGGCGGGCGAACGGATGCGATCATGATGCGCACCGTCGATATCCTGCTGTCCATCCCCTATATGTTCGTGCTGATCCTGCTGCTGGTGATCTTCGGGCGCTCGCTGTCGATGCTGTTTCTTGGCATCGGGCTGATTTCATGGCTGGAAATGTCGCGCATCGTGCGCGGCCAGACCCTGACGCTGAAGAACCGCGAGTTTATCGAGGCTGCACGTGCCACCGGCGTGCCCACATGGAAGATCATCATCCGCCATATCGTGCCTAATTTGCTGGGCGTCGTCGCGGTCTACGCCACCCTGCTGGTCCCGCTGATGATCCTGACAGAGAGCTTTATCTCCTTCCTCGGCCTTGGCGTGCAGGAACCGCTGACCAGCTGGGGTGCGCTGATCTCTGAAGGGTCGGGCACGATGCGCTACGGCACCATCTGGCAACTTGCCTTCCCTCTTGGCTTCTTCATCGTCACGCTTTTCGCCTTTTTCTTCATCGGCGACGGCCTGCGTGATGCGCTAGACCCGAAGGACCGCTGATATGGCACTGCTTGACATCAACGATCTCAGCGTCACCTTCACCACCAATGACGGCGAGGTTCATGCCGTCAACAACGTGAACCTGTCGCTGGACCGGGGCGAAACGCTTGGCATCGTGGGCGAATCCGGTTCTGGTAAGTCACAGCTTTCCTTTGCGGTGATGGGCCTGCTGGCCAAGAACGGACGGGCGACGGGCAGCGTCAAATTCGACGGTCAGGAGATCCTGAACGCGAAACCGAAGTTGCTGAACCAGATCAGGGCGGAAAACATCGCCATGATCTTTCAGGACCCGATGACTTCGCTGAACCCGTATATGCGGGTATCCGATCAGATGGCCGAAGTGCTTATGCTGCATCACGGCCTTTCAAAACGCGCCGCGGTTCAGGACTCCATCCGAATGCTGGATGCCGTGCGCATCCCCGATGCCAAGGGTCGTGCGCGCCTTTATCCACACGAGTTCTCCGGCGGGATGCGTCAGCGCGTCATGATCGCAATGGCGCTGCTGTGTCAGCCTGACGTGCTGATTGCGGATGAGCCGACGACAGCACTGGATGTGACGGTGCAAGCGCAGATCATGAAGCTTCTGGATGACCTGCAAACGGAATTCGGCATGGCCATGATCCTGATCACCCACGACCTCGGCGTCGTAGCAGGTTCGTGTGAGCGTGTGTCGGTCATGTATGGCGGGCGCATCCGCGAGGAAGGCGAAACCGACATTCTGTTTGCCGATCCGACGCATCCCTATACCAAGGGGCTGCTGGCCGCGATTCCGCGCGTCGATCAAAAGGGCGACAAGCTGTCGGCCATCCCCGGCAGCCCGCCCAATATGTCGAATCCGCCACCGGGCTGCGCTTTTGCGCCGCGCTGCGATTTCGCGATGGAGATCTGCCGCAGCGACCGCCCGGTGCTTACACCCTTTGCCGAGGGCCGCTCACGGTCTTGCCACGCCGGGATCGACGCAGTTCGCGCGGGCGCTGTCACCCATGACGATCTGCCGATGGAGGCTGCGGCCGACGAAACCGGCGATCAGGATATCGGTGATCCGCAAGACCACATCGAGGATGGGCTGACCGTCGGCCCCGCCACTGCCGGAACCCCGCAGGAGCTTCCAGATGACAAACGCTAAGCCGCTGCTCGACGTGCAGGACATGCGCGTGACCTTCCCGATCCGGCGCGAGGGCGACATGCCCTGGACCGCGCCGCGCCTGCTTCATGCAGTGGGCGGCGTCAATTTCACCCTGAACCCCGGCGAGACGCTCGGCATCGTGGGCGAATCCGGTTCAGGTAAATCGACGCTGGCACGCGGGCTGATCGGCCTTGCGCCAGCGAAGGGACGCGCAATCTGGCAGGACGGCACCGATCTGATCGGCCTGTCGCCGCGCAAGATGATGAAATACCGCAATGACATCCAGATGGTGTTTCAGGACCCGCTCGCATCGCTCAACCCGCGCATGACCGTGGGCCAGATCATCGCAGAGCCGCTGACCACCCACCACCCCGGCCTGAAACGCGATGAGGTCAAGCGCCGCGTCAAGGAAATGATGGAGCGTGTAGGTCTGCTGCCCAACCAGATCAACCGCTATCCGCATGAATTCTCGGGCGGTCAGTGTCAGCGCATCGGCATCGCGCGGGCACTGATCGTCGAGCCAAAGCTGATCATCTGCGATGAACCGGTATCCGCGCTTGATGTCTCGATTCAGGCGCAGGTCATCAATCTGCTGGCCGATCTGCAGAAGGATCTGAACCTCGCGCTGATCTTCATCGCGCATGATCTTTCTGTGGTGAAGCATATCAGCCACCGCGTGCTGGTCATGTATCTTGGCCGCGTCATGGAACTGGCCGAGGCGGAATCCCTTTATGCGGCCCCCCAGCACCCCTATACGCAGGCGTTGCTATCGGCGGTCCCGGTTCCCGACCCCGAACTGGAGCGGACCAAGACCATTATCCCGCTCACCGGAGAGTTGCCTTCACCCATGGCGCCACCTTCGGGCTGCGTTTTCCGCACCCGCTGCCCCCGCGCGACAGCAGCCTGCGCGGCAACCGTGCCGGAACTGATGGGAAGCCCGAACCACCTGACCGCATGCCATTTCCCCGGCAAGCTGACAGAGGAAGAAGTCGCAAGAGCGACAGCGCTTGAAGCTGAACCGGCCTAGGCTCACATCTACAAAAACCGTTCGCGGGTTAGTATTTTTCAACGCTTACACTAGTTGAATTTATTAACCAGATCTGCTCAAAGAATCCCGGTATAGCTGATTCCGGCCAAAGTTACTTCGCTGAGGTTCCCCGCCGGATTTTTCGTGCAGGAGAAGAACTGATGGCTGATTATTCGTTCGGTAGTCTCATCGATGCGACGGGCGCATTTACCTGGGTCTCTGGCGGGGACGACCCCGGCTCGACCATCGACGAGTTGGGCAGCGGCTTGCCCGAGGCTACGGCGGGACAGGTATATACCTACAATGCCCGCGAAAAATATTCGGTGGTTGTAACAGATGACGACGGCGGCTTCGTCGAGGCCGACAACTCACAACAGACGCTGGCACAAGCGGCGACCATCAACGGCATCACCTACCTTCCCCCAACCCGTATAACCAGCACCGGGGAGATCGTTTTCAAAGATACGGCGACCGATATCGAATATCGCGCCTATACCGGTACGGTAGGCACGAACAGCGACGCTACGGCAAGCCCGACCTCATTCTATATCTGGCAGAACGGCGACGCGCCTCCGGACGGTGCGACCCTGACCGTCGTGTCAAGCACCCAGCCAAGTTCTATCCCCTACAGCTCCCTCCCTGCGCCGTGCTTTTGCAACGGCACGCTGATCGACACGCCAGACGGCCCCCGGCCTGTCGAGACTCTGGCAGTAGGCGATCTGGTTAACACGCTGTCTGGCCGGGCGCTTCCAATCCGCTGGATCGGCTCTCGTGAGATCAGCACGGAGGCGCTGCGCGCGATACCGAAACTGCGCCCGGTGCTGATTGGACCCGGCAGCCTTGGACCGGACACACCCGAAACAGAACTGGCCATATCACCTCAACACCGGGTGCGCGTCTCCTCAGCGCTCACCGCGGAACTTACCGGGACCGCCGAACTGCTGATCCCGGCTAAAAAGCTGCTGGGCGTGCCGGGCGTCCGACCCTATCAGGGCGAAGCACCGTTCACCTATTTTCACCTGCTGCTGGATGAACATAGCTGCGTGTGCAGCAACGGAGCCTGGACAGAGTCTCTGTATCTGGGCAAGGAGTTTCTGGGCAGCCTGTCGCCGGAGGGTCGGGCTGAACTGGCACTGATTTTTCCCGAGCTGTTCGGTGCGGATTTCAGCTATCCGCCTGCTGCCCCCTTCCTCTCGCGTCGGAAGGATGTTGACCGTTTGCTCGCGCATCATCTGAGCGAATCCGCCGCGCTGAACTCATCCGGTTCACCGCGAGCGGCGGGACAGCCCATGTCATCCACCTCCGAAAATAGGGAGGCCCTAGCCTGAACATCTGACAATCCCAAGATTCCCGTCTCATGCGCACTGCTCTAGCTTTCTTTCGCCCGTCCCCAGGATGCATCCTGCATCTCGCGCAAGCGTGACGCGGTGCGTTCGAATTCAAAGCTGCCTTCGCCTTCTATATAAAGACGTTCCGGCTCTGCCGCGGCAGAGGCGATGACCCTCACCTTCGCCTCGTAAAGCGCATCGACAAGCGTCACGAAGCGCTTGGCTTCGTTGAAGTTCGACGATGAAAGCTGCGGAATATCGTCTATCATCAGGAGATCGACAGCATTCGCAATCGCAAGATAGTCCGCTGCACCAAGCGCACGAGAGCAAAGGTCCCAAAAGCTCGCCCGCCCCATCCGGCCAAGGTGCTGCGCTATCTCAACTTTGCGACCATGAACCTCCACCGTCATCGGTGGCGTGGGCTGGCCATCGGTCAGCTCTGTCCAGATCGCTTCCATGTCCGCACGGGTTTCACGGTTCAGCGGGCTGAACCAGACCTGCTCGCCTGTCGTTCTGCCCTGTCGGTGATCGTGCGGACTATCGAGGGGCAAAACCTCCATCTTCTCATGCAGAAGATCAATGAACGGCAGGAAACGGTGACGATTGAGGCCGTTCTTGTATAACTCCTCGGGTGCGCGGTTCGAAGTGGTGACGATACACACACCGTGCGAGAACAGCGCCTCGAACAGACGCCCGACGATCATCGCATCGGCAATGTCGGTGATCTGCATCTCATCAAAGCACAGAAGCCGCGCTTTCGCCGCCACGCCATCGGCAACGGGCCTGATGGCGTCGCGGTCGCCGCGCTTGCGTGCTTCGTTCAGGCCAGCGTGAATTTCCTGCATGAACTCATGAAAGTGAACCCGACGCTTGTCAGGGATAGGCGCGGCTTCCATCAGCAGGTCCATAAGCATGGATTTGCCGCGACCGACGCCGCCCCAGATATACAGGCCCCTCGTGCCTTCGGTTTGTGCCTCATCCTCGGTGCCGAACCAGCGTCGCCAGCCCGATCGCGCCTGTACGGGACGCGATTGCGCGACCGATTCGAGAACCGCGTCGAACGCCGGCAAGGCGCTGCGCTGCGCCGCGTCATCTTTAAGCTGCCCGGACCCGACGCGGGATTCGTATAGCGCGGTAACGGTGGTCATCAGGGGACGAAGTTCTCGAATGTGATTCCATCGGCACGCTGCCGGGCCTCTGCTGCCTCGTCGGCGCTGCGCACCGTCCAGCAAAGCACCGGCACGCCTTGTGATCTCAGCGCTTCGACAGCTGGATTTGTAAGGTCGTGCCAGTCGTGAGACGCAAACTCTGCACCGACGCGTTCGAAATCACGTAATTCCGACAGCTTTTTACGCGTCTCATCATCCAGCATTGGCCAGTCGTTCTTGTCGAAAGCGCAGCTTGTCAGCCCCCGCGTCACGTTCGGTGCCGCCTCACCAAAAGCTGCAACAGTGTTCGGATTGAACGACATGACCGCGACCGGGCCATCGTAGTTTTGCAGCAAAGCAGCAACGCGGCTGTGCACCTCGCCTATCGTGGTGCCCAGACGCCCATCCTGATCTTTGATCTCGATCAGCAAGGGGACCCTGCCCGCAATCTCTCGCAGGGTTTCGGCAAGGGTCGGAATCTTCTCCTCGGTGCCCAGAAGCTTCGCCTTGGCCAGATCATCCAGATCCATGTCCGAGATATAGCCTTCATCGTCGCACATGCGCATCAGATCGTAGTCGTGAAACACCATCGGTGTTCCGTCCGCCGCGGGCTGAATATCAAGCTCTATCCCATAGCCCGCTTCGACCGCCGCGCGAAATGCAGGCAAGGAGTTTTCAGGCACGCCGTCTGAGTGCAGACCGCGATGCGCAATGGGTAAACGGATGAAATCTGGATGAAGCGCCATCACGCCACCTCAAAAATAGCTTCGATTTCGACGGCGACACCACGCGGCAGGGCGGGTGCAGAGACTGCTGCGCGCGCATGTCGGCCAGCATCGCCGAACACTTCGACCATCAGATCAGAGCAGCCGTTCACGACCTCTGGCTGGTCACCGAAATCCGGTGTCGAATTCACGAATGCGGTCAGTTTGACGACGCGGGTCACCTTATCAAGTGAACCAAGTGCTGCGCGCGCCTGTGCCAGCAATCCCAGCCCGCAGCTGCGCGCAGCTGCAGCGCCCGACGCGACATCCATATTCGCGCCCAGCTTGCCCTTGATCAGGCCGTCCGGTCCGTTGGAAATCTGCCCCGAAATGAACAGCAGGTTACCGCTCCGCTGATAGGGGACATAATTCGCAACCGGCGCGAGTGCGTCGGGCAGGTCTATCTCAAGCTCGGCCAGTCGGGCATCATGGGACATTGGGCAGCTCCGTCATAAATCGGGCCGATCCTAGGACGGAACGACCCGATTGTGAAAGCCCATAAGCGACTTGCGCGCAGCGCCAATCAGTCGCGCAGGGTTTTAAGCGCTGCGGACCATTTTCCAAGTTCCGCAATCATGGCATCCGCGCTGTCGCGAACGATCTTCGGTGCGGAAAAGACGCCATCTTTCAGATGCTCGAAAACCATCGGAATCATGACCTGTTCGGGCAAAGGCATGACTTTCACGGTCGTCAGGATTTCCTTGGCGCCCTGGCTTGCGCGAATGCCGCCAGACACACCGCCATAGGACACAAATCCGGCGGGTTTATAGTTCCATTCCAGTGCCAGATAGTCGATGGCGTTGAAAAAGCCGGGTGGCGGGGCGTAGTTATATTCCGGCATGACAAAGACAAATGCGTCTGAACCCTTCACGATCCCGGCCCATTTCTTCGTGTGTTCATGCGTGTATTTCTGCGCGCGCGGATGATGCGGCTCGTTCAACAGGGGAAGGCCAAGCTCTGCCAGATCGGACAGAATCACCTCATCAAAGTCGCCGCGATTTTCGGACGCATATTCATGGAACCACTGACCGACAGGCTCTCCGTTGCGTTCGGGTCGGGTGCTGGTGATGATGACGTTCAATTTCATGGCAGTTTCCTTAAATCTATTGAGGTCGACCTATGACGAGTGCTGCGTTGCCGCAAGGGGAAGGCAGCTATGCGCAAAGGACAAATATGGCAGGCTTGGACGACAAAATGAGGGTGCAGACATCTCTAAAGCCGTGGCTGAGTGAGTGGCATCTGGTGCCCGATGGGCCCGCATTTTCAACGCATCATGCCAGATTGATGCCGGTGCTTTATGGTCCTCAGCCAGCGATGCTCAAAGTTACGGAAAACGCCGATGAAATTCACGGCGGTGCCATCATGGAATGGTGGAACGGCCAAGGTGCCGCACGCGTCCTGAAACGCGCTGACGGCGCACTGCTGCTGGAACGGGCGCAAGGAGGGAACTCTCTTGCTGATATGGCGCGAAACGGGGACGACGACGAGGCATGCCGCATCATTTGCGCCGCAGCGCAGCAACTTCACCTGAAGCGACCTGATCCACCCGTACCAGTCCCAATCGCGGTGTGGTTCCGAGAGCTGCGATCGGCCGCCGCGACCCATGGTGGACTGCTGGCTCAATCGTGGAGGACGGCAGAAAAGCTGCTGGCGACGCAAGACGGCCCTGTGATTCTTCACGGTGATCTGCACCACGACAACGTGCTGGATTTTGGTCAGAGGGGTTGGCTGGCGATTGATCCCAAAGGCATTTACGGAGATCGTGCCTTCGATTATGCCAACATCTTCACCAATCCTGACCTGTCAGATCCCACCCGGCCTGTCGCGACCCGGCCGGGCGTGTTTCAGCGCAGGCTTGACGTTGTCTGCAAGGCTGCGGGAATAGACCGGCTGAGATTATTGCAGTGGATACTTGCCTGGACAGGCTTGTCGGCCGCATGGTTCATCTCAGACAACGACCCTATGGCAGAAATTGACCTGCGTATTGCCGAACTTGCGGCGGCTGAAATCGCGACTCTCACGCCACCAACTGTTCCGCCCTTTTCAGGTCGACGCTGACAAGCTGGCTGACACCCTGTTCGACCATCGTTACGCCAAACAAACGGTCCATCCGCCCCATCGTCACCGCATGGTGGGTGATGATCAGAAAACGCGTTTGGGTCCGGCGCGTCATCTCATCCAGCAAATCACAGAAGCGCGAAACGTTCGCATCATCAAGCGGCGCGTCAACCTCGTCCAGCACACAGATCGGTGCCGGATTGGCAAGGAAAACGGCAAAAATCAGTGCCAATGCGGTCAGCGTCTGTTCACCCCCCGACAGAAGGCTGAGCGTCGAGAGTTTCTTACCGGGCGGCTGGCACATGATCTCAAGGCCGGCCTCCAGCGGATCGTCGGATTCGACCAGCACAAGCTTGGCCTCACCGCCGCCGAACAGATGCGTGAACAGCGTTGTGAAGTTGTTGTTGACCGTTTCGAACGCGGCCAGCAGCCTTTCACGGCCTTCACGGTTGAGGCTGGCAATACCCGCGCGTAATTTGCGGATCGCCTCTTCCAGATCGTCTTTCTCTCCGGCAAGCTTTGCGCGTTCTTCCTCCAGTTCGCGCTTGTCCTCATCTGCGCGGAGATTGACCGGACCGATAGCGTCCCGGCTTGCACGCAGACGGGCGATCTTATCCTCTAGCGCTGTCGCGGTCAGATCGGTGTCACTGTCGCCCAGACTTTCCAGCAGCGCCTCTGGTGTGGCTTCGGTTCCCTCGAAGATGCGTGCCCGAGCGGCGGCTTCGGTATCTCTGGCAGCTTCCGCGCGCGCCTCTCGTGCCGCACGCGCCTCACGCGATTCCGAGGCGATCCGTTCTGCATCGCGCTCCGTTATCGCAGCAAGGCGCAGGGCGTTTTCGGCTTCTGACAGTGCCTCTCGCGCCTTCGCCAGACGAGCCTCACCGGCCGCTTCGGCCTGTTGCAGGCTGGTGCGCTTTTCAGCGAGGGTTGCGGGCTGTCGCTCTGCCAGGGCCAGTTCAGCCTCGCTTTCCTCGCGACGGCCGTTCAGCTCTGCCGCGCGCGTTCCGGCTTGTTCCAACCGCTGTTTCCAGCCAGATTCCTCTTTTGCAATCTCCTGAAGGCGGCGCGTGCGGGCATTCGCTTCGCGCTTCAACTCATCCAATGCGCTTCGCCGTGTCATTGTTGCAATGCGCGCAGCCTCGACACCGGTTTTCGCGGCTTCAACGGCTGCGGCGGCGGCACCGCGATCCGGCAGCGCATCAAGCTGACGCTGCGCCTCTGCCAGCCGCGCCCGGGCATCCGAGGCATCTTCACGGTGACGCAGCAACTCGCTGCGTGCCGATTCCGCCCGGGCCCGCGCCATCGACAGATCGCTTTCAGCGCGCGTGGAGGTTCGGGCCGCGTCGGACAATGCGCGTTCGGCCTCTCGTCGTGCCTCACGGGCCGATTTCTCCGCCGCGCCAGACTGGTTGAGCTTCGCCTTCGCCGCATCATGGACTGCAGTCGCATCGGCAGCTTTTGATACCGCCAGCTCTGCAATGGCACGCAGCTCCGTCAGCCGGTTAACCTGTTCCAGATGACGCGCGGCCGCAGAACTCGCATCCCCCGGCAAAGACGTCAGCCCATCCCAACGCCACAAACCGCCATCGCGACTGACCAGGCACTGGCCCGGTCGCAATTGCGGCTGAAGCGCCTGAGCATCGGCGCTTTCGGTGACAATGCCAATCTGAGACAGCCGACGCTTCAAAAGGTGCGGTCCCTCGACCTGCCCGGCCAGAGCCTCCGCCCCTTCCGGCAAAGCTGCCGTTTCATCATATTCAGGCAGCTCGACCCAGCCAGAACCGCCCGTGGCAATAGGAACCGACAGATCGTCGCCAAGTGCCGCGCCCAGTGCCAGTTCAAAGCCTTTTGTCACGCGGACCTGATCAAGCAGCGCAGTGCCGTCACCTGCACCGCGCGCAACCAGTTTCTCCAAAGCGGTCATTTCCGCGCGCAGCGCACCTGCCTCGCCTTCCAGTTCGGCGCGCGTCGCGCGAGCGGTGCTTTCATCATTTTCTGCAGCGGCGCGTGCGGATTCTGCTGCCGCCAGTTGCCGCTCGGCGTTCTCCGCAGCCTTTACAGCGGCCTGATGTGCCGTCTCTGCAGATGCCAAGGTTGATTCGGCTTCCGAACCCGCTAAATCGGCGCGGGAAGCGGCAGCTTCTGCTTCACCGGCAGCTCTTTCCGCCCGATCCCGCATAGAGGTCAGGTCCGACACAAGCCGTTCCGCCGAATGCGCCTGCGCCGTCAGCCGCGCAGATTCGTCCGTCAGTTCCGCAAGCTTTGCCTCCACCTCACGCAGAACATCTGCCGATTCATCGGCCTCTCGCGCCGCGGAATCCTGCTTGTCATTATGGCCCTGCCCGGCTTTTTCCAGCTCACGCTTTTCCCAGGCCAGGCGCTCAACAACCTCTGCCGCATCCCGGTTCAGCTGACCCTCGCGTTCGATGTCCCTGACCAATTGTGCGATCCTGCCGCGAAGGGCGGCAATCGCGGCTTCCGCCCGCGCCTCTGCCTCATCCAGGGCTTCGCGATCAACGACGGCACGGGACAAGACGGCCGCCGCAATCTGTTCTTCTTCGCGCAGCGGCGGCAGAGCGGCCTCGGCCTTTTCGCGAGACGACAACGCTTGTTTTGCCGCAGCTTCGGCAGTCGACGCAGCGCTGATCGCCTCGCGCAGGGCCGCGGCTGCGGTATCGCGGGCCTGATCGGCCTCTGCCCAACGCCGGTAAAGCAATACGCCTTCGGCAAGCCGCAGGGCCGTGCCGATCTCGCGATACTTCGCGGCTGCGCGGGCCTGCCGCGCCAATTGTGCCGCTTGGGTCGCAAGCTGATCCAGCGTGTCATCGACGCGCGTCAGATTGTTTTCGGCACCGTTCAGCTTCAGCTCCGCCTCATGCCTTCGCGCATACAGGCCGGATATCCCCGCCGCTTCCTCAAGAATGCGTCGTCTGGCCTTTGGTTTGGCGTTGATCAGTTCTGATATCTGACCCTGCCGGACAAGCGCGGGCGAATGCGCGCCGGTCGAGGCATCGGCAAACAGCATCTGCACGTCGCGGGCGCGGGCTTCCTTGCCGTTTATCTTATAGGCAGAGCCTGCATCGCGGGTGATGCGCCGGACAATATCAATCCCATCGGCATCATTGACCGCCGCAGGCGCAAGCCGCTGCGTGTTGTCGATGCTCAGCGTGACCTCGGCATGTGCCCTCGCGCCCCGCCGGGATGTGCCCGCGAAGATAACATCTTCCATTCCATCGCCACGCATGGCCGTCGGACGGTTTTCACCCATCACCCAGCGAAGCGCCTCCAACAGGTTGGACTTACCGCAGCCGTTCGGCCCCACCACGCCGGTCAGACCTTCGCGAATGACCAGATCGGTCGGATCGACAAAGGATTTGAAGCCGTTCAGCTTAAGTCGGTCGAATTTCACGCGCTGCCCCGGAATCGGTTTTGTTTTCCGTAATCTTCCGGACTGAGCAAACCAGAGTCAACAAAAACCGCTATATCTAGCATCTGCAGATATGTTATCCACAACCTTTTGGGCGATGAACAAAATATAAGTTAGTCTGAAACGCGCTATTTCGCGGACAGGCTGCCCCGTGACCAAGCGCTTCATTGCAAAACGTAATTACGCTTGGCAGCGTGCCGTTCTTGCACAACTGACAATAACAACCCGCCTTGCTTGCCCCTAGCCACTTTGCGCAATGTTGCTTAACTTCCCGGCCATGATCTCTGCCCTGACAATCATCCTGTCCTTCCAGCTTATCGGAGAGGTCGCCTCACGTGGGCTGGGCCTGCCTTTACCGGGCCCGGTCATTGGATTGGTGCTGCTGGTGATTGCCAGCAGCACCTGGGCAGGTTTCGCCGAAAAGATTCGCGCGGTCGCACAAGGGGTGCTGGGTCACCTGTCGCTGTTCTTTGTACCGGCAGGCGTGGGTGTCGTGGCACATCTGCCAACGCTTTCGCAGCACGGCGCCGGCCTTGCAATCGCGATTATCGTTTCAACCCTGCTGGCCATCGCAGCCGGGGCCCTGGCCTTCGTCCTTGTCGCTCGATTATCGGGGGCGTCCGATGAATGACCCGGCCCTGATCTGGTCCTATCTGGCCAGCCAGCCGCTGCTATGGCTGACGGCGACTCTGGCCGCCTATTGGGCGGGCGACCTGCTTTTCCGGGCCTCTGGCCGCAGCAGTCTTGCGAACCCGGTGCTGATCGCGGTCGTTATTCTGGCAATCGTATTGGGGATAAGCGGCACAAGCTATCGAACCTATTTCGAAGGTGCGCAATTCGTGCATTTCATGCTTGGCCCCGCAACGGTCTGCCTCGGCCTGCCCCTCTATGACAACCTGCGCCGCATCCGCCGCGCTGCACTTCCCGTTCTTGCGGCACTGCTGGTCGGATCTCTCACCGCCATTGTCTCAGCGCTGCTCATTGCCCGGTCATTCGGGCTGGATCAGAGCCTGCTCGCCTCTCTCGCTCCGAAATCGAC contains the following coding sequences:
- a CDS encoding ABC transporter permease subunit, translated to MIEHDKIKGLSDRMAAAEVKGRSPWADARKRFFRNKAAMVAVIVLLLVVLFAIFGNLIAVWTYDSIDFSVMGSAATQGAPSIENGHYFGTDDLGRDLFARTIQGTRISLMVGIVGAGVAVIVGTLYGATSGYIGGRTDAIMMRTVDILLSIPYMFVLILLLVIFGRSLSMLFLGIGLISWLEMSRIVRGQTLTLKNREFIEAARATGVPTWKIIIRHIVPNLLGVVAVYATLLVPLMILTESFISFLGLGVQEPLTSWGALISEGSGTMRYGTIWQLAFPLGFFIVTLFAFFFIGDGLRDALDPKDR
- a CDS encoding oligopeptide/dipeptide ABC transporter ATP-binding protein is translated as MTNAKPLLDVQDMRVTFPIRREGDMPWTAPRLLHAVGGVNFTLNPGETLGIVGESGSGKSTLARGLIGLAPAKGRAIWQDGTDLIGLSPRKMMKYRNDIQMVFQDPLASLNPRMTVGQIIAEPLTTHHPGLKRDEVKRRVKEMMERVGLLPNQINRYPHEFSGGQCQRIGIARALIVEPKLIICDEPVSALDVSIQAQVINLLADLQKDLNLALIFIAHDLSVVKHISHRVLVMYLGRVMELAEAESLYAAPQHPYTQALLSAVPVPDPELERTKTIIPLTGELPSPMAPPSGCVFRTRCPRATAACAATVPELMGSPNHLTACHFPGKLTEEEVARATALEAEPA
- a CDS encoding Hint domain-containing protein, translating into MADYSFGSLIDATGAFTWVSGGDDPGSTIDELGSGLPEATAGQVYTYNAREKYSVVVTDDDGGFVEADNSQQTLAQAATINGITYLPPTRITSTGEIVFKDTATDIEYRAYTGTVGTNSDATASPTSFYIWQNGDAPPDGATLTVVSSTQPSSIPYSSLPAPCFCNGTLIDTPDGPRPVETLAVGDLVNTLSGRALPIRWIGSREISTEALRAIPKLRPVLIGPGSLGPDTPETELAISPQHRVRVSSALTAELTGTAELLIPAKKLLGVPGVRPYQGEAPFTYFHLLLDEHSCVCSNGAWTESLYLGKEFLGSLSPEGRAELALIFPELFGADFSYPPAAPFLSRRKDVDRLLAHHLSESAALNSSGSPRAAGQPMSSTSENREALA
- the zapE gene encoding cell division protein ZapE translates to MTTVTALYESRVGSGQLKDDAAQRSALPAFDAVLESVAQSRPVQARSGWRRWFGTEDEAQTEGTRGLYIWGGVGRGKSMLMDLLMEAAPIPDKRRVHFHEFMQEIHAGLNEARKRGDRDAIRPVADGVAAKARLLCFDEMQITDIADAMIVGRLFEALFSHGVCIVTTSNRAPEELYKNGLNRHRFLPFIDLLHEKMEVLPLDSPHDHRQGRTTGEQVWFSPLNRETRADMEAIWTELTDGQPTPPMTVEVHGRKVEIAQHLGRMGRASFWDLCSRALGAADYLAIANAVDLLMIDDIPQLSSSNFNEAKRFVTLVDALYEAKVRVIASAAAEPERLYIEGEGSFEFERTASRLREMQDASWGRAKES
- a CDS encoding glycerophosphodiester phosphodiesterase family protein — its product is MALHPDFIRLPIAHRGLHSDGVPENSLPAFRAAVEAGYGIELDIQPAADGTPMVFHDYDLMRMCDDEGYISDMDLDDLAKAKLLGTEEKIPTLAETLREIAGRVPLLIEIKDQDGRLGTTIGEVHSRVAALLQNYDGPVAVMSFNPNTVAAFGEAAPNVTRGLTSCAFDKNDWPMLDDETRKKLSELRDFERVGAEFASHDWHDLTNPAVEALRSQGVPVLCWTVRSADEAAEARQRADGITFENFVP
- a CDS encoding RidA family protein, with the translated sequence MSHDARLAELEIDLPDALAPVANYVPYQRSGNLLFISGQISNGPDGLIKGKLGANMDVASGAAAARSCGLGLLAQARAALGSLDKVTRVVKLTAFVNSTPDFGDQPEVVNGCSDLMVEVFGDAGRHARAAVSAPALPRGVAVEIEAIFEVA
- a CDS encoding NADPH-dependent FMN reductase — its product is MKLNVIITSTRPERNGEPVGQWFHEYASENRGDFDEVILSDLAELGLPLLNEPHHPRAQKYTHEHTKKWAGIVKGSDAFVFVMPEYNYAPPPGFFNAIDYLALEWNYKPAGFVSYGGVSGGIRASQGAKEILTTVKVMPLPEQVMIPMVFEHLKDGVFSAPKIVRDSADAMIAELGKWSAALKTLRD
- a CDS encoding aminoglycoside phosphotransferase family protein, which encodes MRVQTSLKPWLSEWHLVPDGPAFSTHHARLMPVLYGPQPAMLKVTENADEIHGGAIMEWWNGQGAARVLKRADGALLLERAQGGNSLADMARNGDDDEACRIICAAAQQLHLKRPDPPVPVPIAVWFRELRSAAATHGGLLAQSWRTAEKLLATQDGPVILHGDLHHDNVLDFGQRGWLAIDPKGIYGDRAFDYANIFTNPDLSDPTRPVATRPGVFQRRLDVVCKAAGIDRLRLLQWILAWTGLSAAWFISDNDPMAEIDLRIAELAAAEIATLTPPTVPPFSGRR